A genomic segment from Tessaracoccus defluvii encodes:
- a CDS encoding family 20 glycosylhydrolase — translation MADYNLVPVPVHLEEGDGVLPLAGVTVGGPLAELLASELATLIGGDVPVVQEPVVSLAVEDGGEAGSYELAITPGGATVTGADRAGLRYGIFTLAQLARRAGEGWELPAVAIQDAPRFAYRGVMLDTARHFFDVATVKRVIDRAARLKLNVLHLHLTDDQGWRIEIESRPELTRLASGTGVFSDEGGHYTKADFAEIVAYAAANDMVVVPEIDLPGHTHAISLAYPDLMEEPQLLPSVMESVEAYGGDAPINGEPYRGMAVGFSSVRIDHEPTYEFLADVLGDLAEMTPGPWLHIGGDECHGTDKADYVAFINRVTDMVAGLGKTPMLWHEAGAADSLASGAVGQFWDLRSHDADVAEKTRAFPAVGGKVVLSPADAAYLDMKYDADTEIGLVWADGPTSVERSYDWEPGTLVHGLAEDDILGVEAPLWTETVTDLAAIDQLMFPRLASAAEHAWSPAKGAHPSRTWESFADRLGGLAPLWEAQGVGFHRSQEIAWVDA, via the coding sequence ATGGCCGACTACAACCTCGTCCCCGTACCCGTGCACCTCGAGGAGGGCGACGGCGTCCTGCCGCTGGCCGGCGTCACCGTCGGCGGCCCGCTGGCGGAGCTTCTCGCCTCCGAGCTGGCCACCCTCATCGGCGGCGACGTCCCCGTCGTCCAGGAGCCGGTCGTCTCGCTGGCCGTGGAGGACGGGGGAGAGGCCGGCTCCTACGAGCTGGCGATCACCCCCGGCGGCGCCACCGTCACCGGCGCCGACCGGGCCGGCCTGCGCTACGGCATCTTCACCCTCGCTCAGCTCGCGCGGCGCGCGGGGGAGGGCTGGGAGCTGCCGGCGGTCGCCATCCAGGACGCGCCGCGGTTCGCCTACCGCGGCGTCATGCTGGACACCGCCCGTCACTTCTTCGACGTGGCCACGGTCAAGCGGGTCATCGACCGCGCGGCGCGGCTGAAGCTCAACGTCCTGCACCTGCACCTGACGGACGACCAGGGCTGGCGGATCGAGATCGAGTCCCGGCCGGAGCTCACCCGGCTCGCCTCGGGCACCGGCGTGTTCTCCGACGAGGGCGGCCACTACACGAAGGCCGACTTTGCGGAGATCGTCGCCTATGCGGCCGCCAACGACATGGTCGTCGTCCCCGAGATCGACCTGCCGGGTCACACGCACGCCATCTCCCTCGCCTACCCCGACCTGATGGAGGAGCCCCAACTGCTTCCCAGCGTCATGGAGTCGGTCGAGGCCTACGGCGGCGACGCCCCCATCAACGGAGAGCCCTACCGCGGCATGGCCGTCGGCTTCTCGTCGGTGCGGATCGACCACGAACCCACCTACGAGTTCCTGGCCGACGTGCTGGGTGACCTCGCCGAGATGACGCCCGGCCCCTGGCTGCACATCGGCGGCGACGAGTGCCACGGCACGGACAAGGCCGACTACGTCGCCTTCATCAACCGGGTCACCGATATGGTCGCCGGGCTGGGCAAGACCCCCATGCTGTGGCACGAGGCGGGTGCGGCGGACTCCCTGGCCTCCGGCGCCGTCGGCCAGTTCTGGGATCTGCGCAGCCACGACGCGGACGTCGCCGAGAAGACGCGGGCGTTCCCCGCGGTGGGAGGTAAGGTCGTGCTCTCTCCGGCCGATGCGGCCTACCTCGACATGAAGTACGACGCGGACACCGAGATCGGGCTGGTCTGGGCCGACGGCCCCACCAGCGTCGAGCGCTCGTACGACTGGGAGCCCGGCACGCTGGTCCACGGACTGGCCGAGGACGACATCCTGGGCGTCGAGGCGCCGCTGTGGACCGAGACGGTCACCGACCTGGCCGCCATCGACCAGCTCATGTTCCCGCGGCTCGCGTCGGCGGCGGAGCATGCCTGGTCGCCCGCCAAGGGCGCGCACCCCTCCCGTACCTGGGAGTCGTTCGCCGACCGCCTCGGCGGCCTCGCCCCCCTGTGGGAGGCGCAGGGCGTCGGATTCCACCGCAGCCAGGAGATTGCCTGGGTCGACGCCTGA
- the dnaE gene encoding DNA polymerase III subunit alpha, translated as MVGRRRQGLEEPLSDSFVHLHTHTEFSMLDGAARVKDLFEGAQRMGMPALAMTDHGNLFGAYEFYKASKDYDVKPIIGLEAYLTPRTHRSERKRVQFGDGTGDDVASKGAYTHMTMWAANTAGMHNLFRLSTRSSLEGFFYKPRADRELLNEYGNGLIATTGCPSGEVQTFLRLGQYNNAREAASEFRDIFGEGNFYVELMDHGLDIETRVRKDLLRLAKELSLPLVASNDLHYVHAEDADAHDTLLCVSSGSRKAQPDRFKFDGNGYYLKSPAEMRALFRELPEACDNTLAIAERIETKFDEGIGTYMPRFDVPEGHTEDSWFRAEVMRGLDYRYPQGISAQTMKRAEYEIGIIIQMGFSGYFLVVADFINWAKHNGVRVGPGRGSGAGSMCAYAMRITDLDPIEHGLIFERFLNPERVSMPDFDIDFDDRRRGEVINYVTEKYGKEYVAQIVTYGSIKAKAAVKDSARVLDMPFAIGEQITKAMPADVMGKGVPLSELFNEEHKRYAEGNEFRELYASSPDVRTVVDTAKGIEGLKRQWGVHAAGVIMSRAPLIDIVPLMKREADGAIITQFDYPGCESLGLIKMDFLGLRNLTVLDDAVRNVKLNQGVDIDLEQLELDDPKTFDLLQRGDTLGVFQLDGGPMRALLRSMQPDCFDDISAVGALYRPGPMGADSHNKYARRKTGREPVEPLHPDLAEALEPILGETYGLIVYQEQVMAIAQQLAGYTLGGADMLRRAMGKKKKSELDAQYEVFSGGMIERGFSKASIQALWDVLLPFSDYAFNKAHSAAYGVISYWTAWLKANYPVEYMAALLQSVRDDKDKSALYLAECRHMGIEVLPPDVNSSEVMFTPVGEHIRFGLGAVRNVGDKVVNAWIEERHTAGPATDFHDFLDKAPLLMCNKRVIESLIKAGAFDDLGHTRRSLMGIFEEAVDSIIDVKRNAENGQDGFDFGFAEATEESGGPALTAHIPEVDEWDRRTKLAFEREMLGLYVSDHPLNGLEHVLQSNSERPIASAAAEDGYRGPSKLCGLITAVNRRVNKAGNIWAQIVLEDLTSSIEVTVFPRVYDQVAAHLVPDTIVSVDGIVESGEDRGRVRAQNIVSPHMSAEGNAGPLALTLPAVRCTPGVVNRLKTILAQYPGSAEVHLNLRTGDQVKTFRLGDGFRVELTSALFADLKAVLGPSCVGLGRESQ; from the coding sequence ATGGTGGGTCGTCGTCGCCAGGGTTTGGAGGAACCGTTGTCAGATTCGTTCGTGCACCTTCACACCCACACCGAGTTCTCGATGCTCGACGGCGCCGCGCGGGTCAAGGACCTGTTCGAGGGTGCGCAGCGGATGGGGATGCCCGCGCTGGCCATGACCGACCACGGGAACCTGTTCGGCGCATACGAGTTCTACAAGGCGTCGAAGGACTACGACGTCAAGCCGATCATCGGCCTTGAGGCCTACCTCACGCCCCGCACCCACCGCTCCGAGCGCAAGCGCGTCCAGTTCGGCGACGGCACCGGCGACGACGTCGCCTCGAAGGGTGCCTACACGCACATGACCATGTGGGCGGCCAACACCGCCGGCATGCACAACCTGTTCCGGCTGAGCACCCGCAGCTCGCTCGAGGGCTTCTTCTACAAGCCGCGCGCCGACCGGGAACTGCTGAACGAATACGGCAACGGCCTCATCGCGACGACGGGCTGCCCCTCCGGCGAGGTGCAGACCTTCCTGCGGCTCGGCCAGTACAACAACGCCAGGGAGGCGGCGTCCGAGTTCCGCGACATCTTCGGCGAGGGCAACTTCTACGTCGAACTGATGGACCACGGCCTCGACATCGAGACGCGCGTCCGCAAGGACCTGCTGCGGCTCGCGAAGGAACTGAGCCTGCCGCTGGTGGCCAGCAACGACCTCCACTACGTGCACGCCGAGGACGCCGACGCGCACGACACGCTCCTGTGCGTGTCGTCCGGCTCCCGCAAGGCGCAGCCCGACCGGTTCAAGTTCGACGGCAACGGCTACTACCTCAAGTCGCCCGCGGAGATGCGGGCGCTGTTCCGGGAACTCCCCGAGGCGTGCGACAACACCCTGGCCATCGCCGAGCGGATCGAGACGAAGTTCGATGAGGGCATCGGCACCTACATGCCCCGCTTCGACGTGCCAGAGGGCCACACCGAGGACTCCTGGTTCCGCGCTGAGGTAATGCGCGGGCTCGACTACCGTTACCCGCAGGGCATCAGCGCCCAGACCATGAAGCGCGCCGAGTACGAGATCGGCATCATCATCCAGATGGGCTTCTCCGGCTACTTCCTCGTGGTCGCCGACTTCATCAACTGGGCCAAGCACAACGGCGTCCGCGTCGGCCCCGGCCGTGGCTCGGGCGCAGGATCCATGTGCGCGTACGCCATGCGCATCACCGACCTCGACCCGATCGAGCACGGCCTGATTTTCGAGCGCTTCCTCAACCCGGAACGCGTCTCCATGCCCGACTTCGACATCGACTTCGACGATCGTCGCCGCGGCGAGGTGATCAACTACGTCACGGAGAAGTACGGCAAGGAGTACGTGGCCCAGATCGTCACGTACGGCTCCATCAAGGCCAAGGCCGCGGTGAAGGACTCGGCCCGGGTGCTCGACATGCCGTTCGCCATCGGCGAGCAGATCACCAAGGCCATGCCGGCCGACGTGATGGGCAAGGGCGTGCCGCTGAGCGAGCTGTTCAACGAGGAGCACAAACGCTACGCGGAGGGCAACGAGTTCCGCGAGCTCTACGCTTCGTCGCCCGACGTGCGCACCGTCGTCGACACAGCCAAGGGCATCGAGGGACTGAAGCGCCAGTGGGGTGTCCACGCCGCCGGCGTCATCATGAGCCGTGCGCCCCTCATCGACATCGTGCCGCTCATGAAGCGCGAGGCCGACGGCGCCATCATCACGCAGTTCGACTACCCGGGCTGCGAGTCGCTCGGGCTGATCAAGATGGACTTCCTCGGCCTGCGGAACCTGACGGTCCTCGACGACGCGGTGCGCAACGTCAAGCTCAACCAGGGCGTCGACATCGACCTGGAGCAGTTGGAGCTCGACGACCCCAAGACGTTCGACCTGCTGCAGCGCGGCGACACGCTCGGCGTGTTCCAGCTCGACGGCGGCCCCATGCGGGCCCTGCTGCGGTCCATGCAGCCCGACTGCTTCGACGACATCTCCGCCGTCGGCGCCCTCTACCGTCCCGGCCCCATGGGCGCCGATTCCCACAACAAGTACGCCCGCCGCAAGACGGGGCGCGAGCCCGTCGAGCCGCTCCACCCCGACCTCGCCGAAGCGCTCGAGCCGATCCTCGGCGAGACGTACGGACTGATCGTCTACCAGGAGCAGGTGATGGCGATCGCGCAGCAGCTAGCCGGCTACACCCTGGGTGGAGCCGACATGCTGCGCCGCGCCATGGGCAAGAAGAAGAAGTCCGAGCTGGACGCCCAGTACGAGGTGTTCTCGGGCGGCATGATCGAGCGCGGCTTCTCGAAGGCGTCGATCCAGGCGCTGTGGGACGTGCTGCTTCCCTTCTCCGACTACGCCTTCAACAAGGCCCACTCCGCGGCCTACGGCGTCATCTCGTACTGGACGGCGTGGCTCAAGGCCAACTACCCGGTCGAGTACATGGCGGCGCTGCTGCAGTCGGTACGCGACGACAAGGACAAGTCGGCGCTCTACCTCGCCGAGTGTCGGCACATGGGCATCGAGGTGCTGCCGCCGGACGTCAACTCCTCCGAGGTCATGTTCACCCCGGTGGGGGAGCACATCCGCTTCGGCCTCGGCGCGGTCCGCAACGTGGGCGACAAGGTCGTCAACGCCTGGATCGAGGAGCGGCACACGGCGGGCCCCGCCACCGACTTCCACGACTTCCTCGACAAGGCCCCGCTGCTGATGTGCAACAAGCGGGTCATCGAGTCGCTCATCAAGGCGGGCGCCTTCGACGACCTCGGGCACACGCGCCGCTCCCTGATGGGGATCTTCGAGGAGGCCGTCGACTCCATCATCGACGTGAAGCGCAACGCGGAGAACGGGCAGGACGGCTTCGACTTCGGCTTCGCTGAGGCGACCGAGGAGTCGGGCGGCCCGGCCCTGACGGCCCACATTCCGGAGGTCGACGAGTGGGACCGGCGCACCAAGCTCGCGTTCGAGCGGGAGATGCTCGGCCTGTACGTCTCCGACCACCCGCTCAACGGGCTGGAGCACGTGCTGCAGTCCAACAGTGAGCGGCCCATCGCCTCGGCGGCGGCGGAGGACGGCTACCGCGGTCCCTCCAAGCTGTGCGGGCTCATCACCGCCGTCAACCGCCGTGTGAACAAGGCGGGCAACATCTGGGCCCAGATCGTGCTGGAGGACCTGACCAGCTCCATCGAGGTCACCGTGTTCCCCCGCGTCTACGACCAGGTGGCGGCCCACCTCGTGCCCGACACGATCGTGTCGGTCGACGGCATCGTCGAGTCCGGGGAGGACCGGGGCCGCGTCCGGGCCCAGAACATCGTCTCGCCGCACATGAGCGCAGAAGGCAACGCCGGGCCCCTCGCGCTGACGCTGCCGGCGGTGCGCTGCACTCCGGGGGTCGTCAACCGGCTCAAGACGATCCTCGCCCAGTACCCCGGGTCGGCGGAGGTCCACCTGAACCTGCGCACCGGTGACCAGGTCAAGACGTTCAGGCTCGGCGACGGGTTCCGCGTCGAGCTCACCTCGGCTCTCTTCGCGGACCTCAAGGCGGTGCTCGGCCCCTCCTGCGTCGGTCTCGGGAGAGAATCCCAGTGA
- the hisD gene encoding histidinol dehydrogenase: MLRTLDLTGVDGAYRSLLPRGEFDVEAALDRVRPIVDDVAARGAEALTEYSHRFDGVVPPSLRVPADVLARCASELDPQLAQAFAEAIRRRRAVAESLERDADPAPAQVADGARVGLRNVPVRRVGLYVPGGLAPLASSVIMNVVPAQVAGVTSIAIASPPQKDFGGLPHPSILALCHLLGVDEVYAVGGAQAIAMFAHGVADLCEPVDLVTGPGNIYVVAAKRLVRGLVGIDAEAGPTEIAIVADATADPRYVAADLISQAEHDPLAAAVLITASEDLAARVQEEVAAQVAATRHAERVTTALAGEQSAIVLVRDLDQAVAVADAYAAEHLEIQTADAAAVAARISNAGAIFVGDYSPVSLGDYSAGSTHVLPTAGCACHSSGLTVRSFMRTVHVIDYSREALLEIADGVELFALAENLPAHANAVTVRRDA, translated from the coding sequence GTGCTCCGTACTCTCGATCTGACCGGCGTCGATGGCGCCTACCGCTCCCTGCTGCCCCGTGGTGAGTTCGACGTGGAGGCGGCCCTGGACCGGGTCCGCCCCATCGTCGACGACGTCGCCGCCAGGGGAGCCGAGGCCCTGACCGAGTACTCGCATCGCTTCGACGGGGTTGTGCCGCCCTCGCTCCGCGTGCCCGCGGACGTGCTCGCCCGGTGTGCCAGTGAGCTCGATCCGCAGCTCGCGCAGGCGTTCGCCGAGGCGATCAGGCGTCGCCGCGCCGTCGCCGAGTCGCTGGAACGAGACGCCGATCCCGCGCCGGCCCAAGTGGCCGACGGCGCCCGCGTCGGGCTGCGGAACGTGCCGGTGCGTCGTGTCGGCCTGTACGTCCCCGGGGGCCTCGCGCCGCTGGCGTCCAGCGTCATCATGAACGTCGTCCCCGCGCAGGTCGCGGGCGTCACCTCCATCGCGATCGCCTCCCCGCCGCAGAAGGACTTCGGTGGGCTGCCGCACCCCAGCATCCTGGCTCTGTGCCACCTGCTCGGCGTGGACGAGGTGTACGCCGTCGGCGGCGCCCAGGCGATCGCCATGTTCGCCCACGGCGTCGCGGATCTCTGCGAGCCGGTCGACCTCGTCACCGGTCCGGGCAACATCTACGTCGTCGCCGCCAAGCGCCTCGTCCGCGGGCTCGTGGGCATCGACGCTGAGGCGGGTCCCACCGAGATCGCGATCGTCGCCGACGCCACCGCCGACCCCCGGTACGTCGCGGCCGACCTGATCTCTCAGGCCGAGCACGACCCTCTCGCCGCCGCCGTGCTCATCACCGCGTCGGAGGACCTCGCTGCGCGCGTGCAGGAGGAGGTGGCCGCCCAGGTGGCCGCCACACGGCACGCCGAGCGCGTCACCACCGCCCTCGCGGGGGAGCAGTCCGCGATCGTGCTGGTCCGCGACCTCGACCAGGCCGTCGCAGTGGCCGACGCCTATGCCGCGGAGCACCTCGAGATCCAGACCGCCGACGCCGCCGCCGTGGCGGCCCGGATCAGCAACGCCGGCGCGATCTTCGTGGGCGACTACTCGCCCGTCTCGCTGGGCGACTACTCGGCGGGCTCCACGCACGTGCTCCCGACCGCCGGCTGCGCCTGCCACAGCTCCGGGCTGACCGTCCGGTCCTTCATGCGCACCGTCCACGTCATCGACTACTCGCGCGAGGCGCTGCTCGAGATCGCCGACGGCGTCGAACTGTTCGCGCTCGCCGAGAACCTCCCCGCCCACGCCAACGCCGTGACGGTGCGGAGGGACGCATGA
- the hisB gene encoding imidazoleglycerol-phosphate dehydratase HisB, with product MSRTATIERSTSESTIRVSLDLDGTGASSISTGVGFYDHMLTALSKHSLIDLTVEATGDLHIDGHHTVEDTMICIGQALKQALGDKAGIRRYGHAVVPLDEAVAEVVVDVAGRPYVTCTGEPEGQPYALIGGSGVPYAGSMTYHVFEALALNAGLCLHLTLRAGRDPHHIVEAEFKALARALRQAVEIDPRQQGIPSTKGAL from the coding sequence GTGAGCCGCACCGCAACGATCGAACGGTCCACCAGCGAGAGCACCATCCGCGTGAGCCTCGACCTCGACGGCACCGGTGCCTCCTCCATCAGCACCGGGGTCGGGTTCTACGACCACATGCTCACCGCGCTGTCGAAGCACTCGCTGATCGACCTCACGGTCGAGGCGACCGGCGACCTCCACATCGACGGCCACCACACGGTCGAGGACACGATGATCTGCATCGGGCAGGCGCTGAAGCAGGCGCTGGGCGACAAGGCGGGCATCCGCCGCTACGGTCACGCCGTCGTCCCGCTGGACGAGGCGGTCGCCGAGGTGGTCGTCGACGTCGCGGGCCGACCGTACGTCACCTGCACCGGCGAACCGGAGGGCCAGCCCTACGCCCTCATCGGCGGTTCGGGCGTGCCCTACGCCGGCTCCATGACCTACCACGTCTTCGAGGCGCTGGCCCTCAACGCGGGGCTGTGCCTGCACCTGACGCTCCGCGCGGGGCGCGACCCGCACCACATCGTCGAGGCCGAGTTCAAGGCACTGGCCCGCGCGCTGCGCCAGGCCGTCGAGATCGACCCCCGCCAGCAGGGGATCCCGAGCACGAAGGGCGCGCTCTGA